A window of Acropora muricata isolate sample 2 chromosome 3, ASM3666990v1, whole genome shotgun sequence contains these coding sequences:
- the LOC136912216 gene encoding serine/threonine-protein kinase mos-like, whose protein sequence is MVLQEVERTLCEGCKRRRKEMVFASIQSGKFIASELQLGRLLGSGGFGSVYEAKFRGERLAIKKLHQGTKNARAAQESFEAEGSILHFNHPNIVRSLATLTLWDDVQCIIMEFAGERNLHNVINDSFEELDRIRRVKFALDIVTALHFAHQQGLAHLDLKPGNVLVTSEDNCKLADFGCCRAVEENNKPSSPTKSNLTGTYAYRAPELLKGESPSTKADIYSLGICLWQMLTREQPYGNENQHVVIFGVVAYQLRPKIKENIAGDETYVNLIKQCWQAEVKFRPTANEIVNELQDIQSESLEFSNETKNKIENQHLSRICVSQVCLQIQ, encoded by the coding sequence ATGGTTCTGCAAGAAGTCGAAAGAACACTTTGCGAGGGCTGCAAAAGGAGACGCAAAGAAATGGTCTTTGCCTCCATACAGAGTGGAAAGTTTATCGCCAGCGAGCTTCAGCTGGGCAGACTTTTAGGGAGTGGAGGTTTCGGAAGCGTTTACGAGGCCAAATTCAGAGGGGAGCGGCTGGCAATTAAAAAACTTCACCAAGGAACAAAGAACGCAAGAGCTGCACAAGAAAGTTTCGAGGCGGAAGGTTCGATTCTTCACTTTAACCATCCCAACATTGTCCGCTCGCTAGCGACTTTGACGCTATGGGACGATGTTCAGTGCATAATTATGGAATTCGCTGGCGAAAGAAATTTACACAACGTTATAAATGATTCCTTTGAGGAATTAGACAGAATTCGACGGGTAAAATTCGCTCTGGACATTGTTACAGCCTTGCATTTTGCTCATCAACAGGGCCTTGCGCATCTCGACCTCAAACCGGGAAATGTATTGGTAACTTCCGAGGACAATTGTAAATTAGCCGATTTTGGCTGTTGTCGTGCAGTGGAGGAAAACAACAAACCCTCAAGTCCGACAAAGTCGAATTTGACTGGAACCTACGCCTATAGAGCTCCAGAACTATTAAAAGGCGAAAGCCCCAGCACAAAGGCGGACATATATTCCTTAGGCATTTGCTTGTGGCAAATGCTCACTCGAGAGCAGCCTTACGGCAACGAGAATCAACATGTTGTAATTTTCGGCGTGGTCGCATATCAGCTGCGGCCCAAGATTAAGGAAAACATTGCAGGAGATGAAACGTATGTAAATTTAATCAAACAATGTTGGCAAGCAGAGGTCAAATTTAGACCAACAGCAAATGAAATTGTCAATGAACTGCAAGACATACAAAGTGAAAGTCTTGAATTTAGCAAcgaaaccaaaaacaaaatcgaaaaTCAACATTTATCAAGAATTTGTGTATCTCAGGTGTGCCTCCAAATACAATAA